Within Thermomicrobiales bacterium, the genomic segment CCGCCCCAGGTGAGGGCATCTTTCAAAATCGTAGACCGACGGTTGAAAGCGTCCACGTCAAGATGCAGGGCCAGGAATGAGCATCGGCGAATAAGCAGGACGTACGCAGCCGCCAACGAGTAGGGAGATAACGCGGATGGTTGTAATCGATAAGGAACAGGTTCGTCTCCTGGAAGCGCGCCTACGCGGGATCGGTGTTGACCGCCGATCGTTCCTGAAGTTCGCGTCGGCCGCGATGGCTGCGCCAATGGTCGGCTCGATTCTCGCTGCCTGCGGCGGTGACGACGACGAGCCAGCAGCAACAACAGCCCCGGCTGAGGCGACAACTGCCCCGACCGAGGCTCCTGCAGAGGCGACTGAGGCTCCTGCGGAGGCGACCGAAGCCCCGGCGGAGGCGACCGAGGCTCCCGCAGAGCCAACCGAGGCCCCGGCGGAGCCGACAGAAGATTCTTCGACCGGCAGTATCGACGCCGAGCAGATTCTGCACACAATCGGTGCTCGCCAGGAACCGGCCTCCAATGATTTCAACGCTGACCTGTATTGCGGCGGTACTGCCTCGATCTGGTCTGGCTTGCTGACATACGATGCCGACCTGATTCCTATCCCCGACTGGGCCGAGCGGTGGGAGCCAAACGACGACGCGTCGATGTGGACCTTCTACCTGCGCAAGGACAACAAGGGCTTCTCCAACGGTGACCCTGTTACAGCCGATACGTTCATCGGCTCGTGGGCGCGCCTGCTCAATCCGGAGACAAAGGGGGCCTACGCCTCGATTCTGTTCGACATCGTCGGAGCTGAGGACATCAACCTCAACGGCGCAGATCCGAGCACGCTCGGCTGCCGTGCCGTCGACGACTGGACACTTGAAGTCGACATGGTTGGCCCGCGCGGTATGTTCCCGGTTATCGCCGGTTATGCCGCCTGCTTCCCGACCCACCTGCCATCGGCTGCCAAGGGCGGCAACTTCACCGACCCGGCCGAGGCCGGCGGACCGGTTATCTCCAACGGCGCATTCGTGCTGACCGAGTGGAAACACGACGAGTATCTGACGCTCGAGCGCAACCCGAACTACTGGGACACGGACATCATCCTTGAAACGGTCGACTGGAAGATCGTTCCAGCCGAGCAGGGCATGCTGCCGTACGAGGCCGGCGAGGTCGACTGGGCGGTCGTCCCGGGCGCAGACCTCCCGCGCATCCAGTCCGATCCGGTTATGAAGGACGAGCTCCAGAAGTGGGTCGAGCCGCTGATCTGGAAGATCCTGCCGGGCACGAACGTGACGCCGTTCGACGACATCGAGCTGCGCCGCGCCCTGCAGCACGCGGTCGACAAGGAGCGCCTGAACACCCTGACCAACGGTGGTGGCGACCCGGCCTACTGCCTGGTCCCGCCGGGCGTGTTCGGCTACTTCGGCGAGGAGTTCAAGGACTATTCGGACTTCGACCTGGACAAGGTCAAGGAGCATCTGGACGCGTCAACGTACGCCGGCCAGGATCTGCCGAAGGTCACGATGATCCTCCGCAACGAGGCCCAGCTGAACTCCACCATCATGGCCGAGGACGTCTCGGCGCAGCTCCTGGAGAACATGAACCTGCAGGTCGAGCTGCAAATCATGGACTTCCAGCCGTTCCGTGACCTGCAATTCCAGAACAACTACGAGATGTGCTGGATTCGCTGGTACTACGACTATCCGGATCCGAACAACGGCTACTTCGACATGTTCTACTCCAACAAGGAGACCGGCAAGCGCCAGGCATGGTCGAATCCGGAGTTCGATGACTGGACGATCAAGGGTAAGGAAGCAGCCGACCCCGAAGATCGACTGGACGCCTATCGGAACTGCGAGCGCCTCATGAACGAGGACGTGGCCTACGTTCCGATCGTGTATCGCAACGCCTACGACGTCTACAAGCCATGGATGAAGGGTGTCCCCGTTAACAAGCAGGGCTACTGGATTCCGAACGGCAATATCTTTGTGTCGATGTACAACCGCGTGTACATGGAGGGCCGGCCGGCCTGATCTCACGCACGACGACATCACACACAGCGAAAGGGGGGAGCCGAACGGCTCCCCTCAATCGCGCCAGCGACATGTCCCGGGCGACACTTGTGTCAAATTGGACGGTCTGGATCAGGCCGTTTTGGCTGTAGATTGCAGCGAAACCTCTGTTATGCTAGCAGCCTGATCACCGATTGGACCGCGGCAATACCCGCCGGCCCCTCTGAAGAAAGGTGCTTGACGCGATGGCGGCAGGGAATCCAACGTACCTCTGGTGGAATGGTGAGAAGGTCGCCTGGGACGACGCAAA encodes:
- a CDS encoding ABC transporter substrate-binding protein: MVVIDKEQVRLLEARLRGIGVDRRSFLKFASAAMAAPMVGSILAACGGDDDEPAATTAPAEATTAPTEAPAEATEAPAEATEAPAEATEAPAEPTEAPAEPTEDSSTGSIDAEQILHTIGARQEPASNDFNADLYCGGTASIWSGLLTYDADLIPIPDWAERWEPNDDASMWTFYLRKDNKGFSNGDPVTADTFIGSWARLLNPETKGAYASILFDIVGAEDINLNGADPSTLGCRAVDDWTLEVDMVGPRGMFPVIAGYAACFPTHLPSAAKGGNFTDPAEAGGPVISNGAFVLTEWKHDEYLTLERNPNYWDTDIILETVDWKIVPAEQGMLPYEAGEVDWAVVPGADLPRIQSDPVMKDELQKWVEPLIWKILPGTNVTPFDDIELRRALQHAVDKERLNTLTNGGGDPAYCLVPPGVFGYFGEEFKDYSDFDLDKVKEHLDASTYAGQDLPKVTMILRNEAQLNSTIMAEDVSAQLLENMNLQVELQIMDFQPFRDLQFQNNYEMCWIRWYYDYPDPNNGYFDMFYSNKETGKRQAWSNPEFDDWTIKGKEAADPEDRLDAYRNCERLMNEDVAYVPIVYRNAYDVYKPWMKGVPVNKQGYWIPNGNIFVSMYNRVYMEGRPA